One Pelmatolapia mariae isolate MD_Pm_ZW linkage group LG1, Pm_UMD_F_2, whole genome shotgun sequence genomic window, CAGATTAAAGCCTTAAAGCTGCAGTAAGTAAATGGTTGCACATTGTACCTTTCCATAGGATCCCTGTCCCAGCACTTTAAGCAGCTGGAACTGTGAAGGGTCTGCTTTCTCACAGCCCTCCTTAACATGGTGGCTGATGTCAAACTCCTTAAGTACACTGTCATCCTGATGAAAGAAAAGATAGAAGTCATTATTGGTGGATTAGGGTTAAAGTGAGATTTGAACGAGATAATAAATTACACTTTACAACATATGAGCAATGATTAAATTGTGTCCCTATAACCTCAATGTTCATTTAAAAAGGCCATCAATGTAATAATTACTCATTACATCCATACCTAAAGATAGATAGTCATCTACAAGCCATTATATTGCTATCAAGATATTGGCTGAGGTCACTGGAAATCATGCACAGTGTAAGCTGCCTTTTTCAGCCTATTCAGTCTGCTTAATGAAGTGAATGACCAACTTTCAACAAGAGGCTTTTATACTGTAATTCTGTACAAAACACTATCAGGACTTGGTAAACATGGGTAATGGTTATAAATCGATTCTTCTAGCCTCCACTTGTTTGATAAAACCTGTTAGATAACCTTCATTTTTAGTATATGATAAGATTCTGTCAGTCCTGAAGAAGCACTTGGCTGAGGTATTTTCATACCCTTTTATGCATTTAATGCAGCTTGTAATCAGCTACTAACCCATCCTCATGGAATAGTTTGATAAGAGAAAGAAATTCATCCCTCGATCTGGGAGCCAGAGTGACTGAAAGTTCACATGAGGCTGAAAATAATCACATGGTCTCATTTCTCCAAGGACGGCAAGTCTTTTGATGCCATCTCCCTCCTTCAGTTCCCCTTAAACCAGAAACAGCCACCAAAGcaagtcatgaaaataaatacagcCTTCAAATGTTATTGTCATTACAGCAAGGATAAAACAGCTGGTTTCTCCAAAGTATTTTCCTAACTATCAGGAATTCAGAGGTAATTGCAGTCTGATTTTCCAGATTGATGTACCATCAAGAAAACAATATAGGAAAGGTTCTCATCTTGATAGCGCAATAATGACTAATACGAACTATGCCATACCAGTGTAGACAGCGGAAGTCAAAAACCATACAATTACTGACATAAGTGAATAGCAAGAATGTAGATCTATAACCCACAACACACGTACAATAGATTCAAGGAAGATGAAGAGACGAAGATCTCTTCCAGTTTGAAGATGAAAAGATGAAGTTTTTGCAAATGTGCAAAATAGGTTATATTTAAGGGCCATTTTGTAGATTTTACtgtttaaaactgaattgaattataaATGGGTGACTAAAATATCAGTTTGTAttatatagtatttttgcatgttGATGCACTTCGATCAAATCAGTCCATGGTCTAATTtacacacataaaaatataaagtccAACTTATTGTAATGGGATTTTTCACCAGTCACTTTGAGGTCATTGAGGGCCTGGCTTTAACTGTAACATACTGGAAAGTTTCAACTCATACTGAGCAGATTGCCCCATTCTTTTCTTTAATTGCTGGTTTATTCCTTAAACAAGGTCGCTGGAGTAATTTCCACCCACTCCTGATGGAGCATCAGAGCATCCCATTCCAGGGACAGGTGACTAGACAGGTAAATAAAACTCAAGCAGGCACACATTTGCtatccaaaataaaacaatcacgTTAACGGATAGCCTGTAAAGATGATTTATCAGCACTCTTTTACAAAGAAAAGGGAGGGATAAGGTGAGGTTTTGCTCCATTAATATCCAAAACATTCAGGTAGATCTGCAACAAAAGACTCACTGCCTCTCTCTGCCCTGCTGCTTTGTTTGGGCTATAAATAAACCTCCACTGCTGAGGCTGACCGCTGAATCAATCTGTCTGTATCCATTTATCTATCAACCTGCCTGCCTTGTTGCTTGTTTGCCCGTTAGCGTTTCTGTCTGACTATATTTCCATACaacttctctctttctctctctgtgtccgTCACAGCACAGTGACTCCCTTCGTGTTCCTCTATTTTCTAGCTTCCCCACGGCCAGGgaaagcagcagcaacagctgtAGAACGATGCAGCAGTGACTTCTGAAACactccaaaacaaaccaaataacACACATTCTTTCCACAATCATTTCCATGTGCACACGCAAtgttcacgcacacacacacacacacacgcagtccACTGTCTGCTGCACATGTGAGTTGGTGTCTGGGCTGTTACATTCCCACAAACGCACATGGTGCAAATGTGATGCAGCACCCCTTACAGCAAACACGGATCCACGCATATTTGCATTTGTGTCCAAATGATCTGCTAAGGCCACTCACCTCCACCTGGCAGAACCCAGcggtgtttttgtttcttgccGCCTTGTTCTTCAGGTAAATAGAAAACCATCTCCTCACCGTGAATTTTCGCGTGCTGGTATCCATGGCAACGAGCAgatttctctctcccccccttTGTGCATCTATCCCATAATGATAATCATGTCCCCTGCCGGGGGTCCTAGGGTAGAAATAGATCTTTTattggtttgtttatttgtctcgCAGCTTCATCACTGGTCCATCCTCAATGCGGTCCTCGCTCTTTAGGTTTCCCATCATTCGCATGCGCCTCTCGTCCCTCCGGTGGCTTCTCAGACGGTCCCGTGTCCCTTAGCTGCAGTGGACACCGGCGAGCACGCAGACAGAGTTGTGACAGAGGCTTAAAGCTACGCAGGCAGACAGCGGGATGATGAAcgggacctgtgctgctgggtttGGGGTTGCCTTGTGTTTTGCATCAGGCTCTCTGCGTGAGGCTGCAGGGAGAGGTGACGAATAAATCTGTTCCGCTGAATCAggaggtgcgtgtgtgtgtgtgtgtgagctccCTCTTCACATCTCTGCCCGTGCATGTGTTTATTCATCCCCTGCTCCctacctccctctctctctctgcagaccAAGGGATTGTCACCAGTCACATTGTGTGCCACCCCTCCCTCTCTTATTCTCGCCCCTGCTCCTGGCCCTCACCTCCCTCTTCGTTTCTCCCAACAGCATACAGCAACAGCTGGTGAGGTCACATGATTGTAACCCAGCTACCTCTCCGTCTCCCTCTTCTCctgtctcttctttttttgtgtgacaTTCAAttccacacacacaggcaatgaaacaaatgacaaaataacaTGGGCTACAGTGTAGGCTGCATACCAGTAGATGAGAAAAGAGTGGCTAAGATCCAGTAGCATCACATCAGAGTAACAGTGTTCAATAAAATCCTGAGGGCAGCAGTAATCAATGTTGGGATCAATAATGATGACAGCAACAAGGACAACAATCACAGAAAGTACGGAGGGATCTGGTTGATCAGTGGGtgtgggtgtctgtgtgtgtaggtaCTTGGATCTGTCACATCAGCAGCTTTGCAGAACTGCAGTGTTACATaacaagagagagagcaaagggGAGGGAGATGGAAATACAGACCAAACTGAGAGGGAGGTAAGGGGTAAATGAGGACTACGTTCTACCTAGGTCAAGTGTCCATGGCTGACCAAGGcttaatttcttcttctttctttctttttttattattaagttTAAAATTCTTCATCCAGGGCGGTTCACCTGAAACACCCAAACTGTGATCTCTAAACCTGGAAATGACTAAAAATGTGGGGGTTTTGGCATCGTTTTCATGTTACACAGGATTTAGATCATATTTGGATGTAACTGGCACAGAATTTTAGGTCACTTTACCGCTAATGAAAATGTAATCAGATGTGTTTCGTCATGCTGCTGTGCAGTGTTGTGGGAGGAGATTCAGGATTATGGACTGGTGTCTTTGTCCGGTTGGGATTAAGGATCTATAAGTAGATCACCACATTAATATTTATACACACCGATATAGACAGACACTACTACAACGCTATACTACAGTACATGTCAGGATGCATGTTAAAACCATCCCATGTTTTGTGGCatgtaaattttttttaaagcaaataatACATCATATCAAAATGACATATTACATAATGATTATAGCAGACACTGAATAGATATTGAAGGCTTTAttgtgagagaaaaaaatgatacaCATGCTTAGTTCAGCAATTTCACACTACAGCACTGATCTACTGTAGATACAATAAAACCCATTAGATTTAAAATGATTCATCTATGCACAAAAAGCCACAGTCCAACAGCATCAACAGAAACAAGTCCGTGTGCAGATCGGTGAGGTGTTAAATAACCTTTTCCAAAACAAGTGCTAAACCCTATTCAGGCCATAGGTCAGCAAAAACTGATGTGCTGTGAACTTGTATGACATCTTGTGTAATGTACTGTGCTGCACTCACATCTATTAATGAATATTGAAATAAATGAAGGATTTACTGCATACCACCTTATATTTATGGAAACAGACCTAAAAAGGAAACATCAAACACACATACTTGGCAGTTATAAAGTGGTTCATAAGTGGCACTGTGGGCTTACAAAGATGGTCCTCAAAACATCCATATCATCTATATCACTGTAGCTTTTACTGAACTGCCAGATAAACTTGGTTATCATGATTctgaaaacaaacccaaaacaaaacaaaaatgcattacTGTATACAGAGAAATGCAAACACCCCTGCCAAAACAGGAGAGAGGACATGCAATAGGTGGTATATAGGCACATGTAGCAATGTAGAAATAAATATGCCtaccaataataaaaaaaaaaatacacactacGAAGATATATAAATGTGCAGCATATTAAACTCCCTGCCCGCCCTGACTTGAAATTACAATAATGCCCCCTGCTGTGCTGCAGAGAAACCCATGCTGCGCACTGGCAGACTTATCTACTTGTAAGAGTCAGAAGGGGATATAATTCCAGCAAAGCACAAAGTGACAGTGGAGTGTGCCTGAGTGTGCGTCCTGGTTTGTAGGACGTAAAAAGAACATTTCAATCAAAGGTAGTTTTTATTCAAGTCACAGTCAGAATTTCaatgcatttgaataaaaaagaATCATCATCATAGTATGTTGTTCAATTTCAATTTGTGAAAGTATtgggttttttgtattattcAACAGGTGGATAGTAAACTGGCACATCAGGGTTGCACACAGATAACCCTGATCCCTTGTCAACATTCATGGGAAAGTCCCAACCTCTATCAGGATCAGATTCCGTGGAAACTTGTTTCTCACAGTCCATCAGGGCGAAACTACTGTTGAAACACAACTCAATCTGCCCCAAAACCTGGAAACTGTCATTCTgtcaaaacaaacaatcaaaaacaTACCAATTAACAATTTAACAGCTGACGTGTTAAAACTCATTTTGAAATAATTTCAGTGAACCTGGAATGTACCTTTGTTGAATGGCCACACTGGATCTTAGGTTTGACGTGGTAGAAGTTTTCTATTACTCCTTCAATGTATGAGAACTACACAGACACATCAGGAGCAAAATAAGAGAAGCTGCAGTTATGACCTTTAACACTGTGAGGTACTTCTAACAAGATTTAAGCCGGTAttgtacaaatacaattaaACTTACATTATAGTATTGTGGAGAAGGCGTGATGGAAAACTTCTTCAGGAtgctaaaataacaaaaacagacatttcCATACATAAAATAACTGTATGCGTTTCTCTGAACTGGACTGCAGGAATcaggtgtgtgtgcatatgtataAACGTGTAAATATGCGAGTGGTTTGTACCTGTCCAAATCCAGTGTATGATACAGATCCAGTGCCTTGCTGAAGTATTTATGTTGGCTGTTCAGAGAAATGGCTTTGGCTGCACACGTACCATGTTTCTTCCACTCGTATTTCCTAAAGTACACAAATAAAATTGTTTGGAAATATTCATATTATCTTAAAGATTCACTGGACTGCTCAAACAGACCATGTAGCAGCATTCGTAtaaggcaggggtgtcaaacataaagcCGGGGGggggcaaagactccaatcctaCCACCTGGATAGCTATgataaatatgaagaaatgcaGAAAATTTCCTGCTGAAAAACACCTCCTCTTTGGCCAAAAGAATAGATAAATAGTTGCATGAcaatttctggggttttttgttttgttttgtacatCAAGTCcacagtaaattaaaaaaatcgaacattttctgtgaattaataaaaactgggtgtaattt contains:
- the rnaset2 gene encoding ribonuclease T2 isoform X1; the encoded protein is MRLCYPLLICLVLTMSSSFIISSKHMWTKMILTHHWPTTFCSMEHCQSNISQWTLHGFWPDGGAFCNSSWHFNSSEIEDLLPDMKTSWPDLFDPLSNEFWKYEWKKHGTCAAKAISLNSQHKYFSKALDLYHTLDLDSILKKFSITPSPQYYNFSYIEGVIENFYHVKPKIQCGHSTKNDSFQVLGQIELCFNSSFALMDCEKQVSTESDPDRGWDFPMNVDKGSGLSVCNPDVPVYYPPVE
- the rnaset2 gene encoding ribonuclease T2 isoform X2, which translates into the protein MWTKMILTHHWPTTFCSMEHCQSNISQWTLHGFWPDGGAFCNSSWHFNSSEIEDLLPDMKTSWPDLFDPLSNEFWKYEWKKHGTCAAKAISLNSQHKYFSKALDLYHTLDLDSILKKFSITPSPQYYNFSYIEGVIENFYHVKPKIQCGHSTKNDSFQVLGQIELCFNSSFALMDCEKQVSTESDPDRGWDFPMNVDKGSGLSVCNPDVPVYYPPVE